GAAACAAAGACTCATCTTGGGGTCCAGCTTACCCTGTAGCTCATGCTCTGGTAGAAAGAAATACTTTCCAGACAGATAAGGAAGACCAAACTCAGTTACAGGTGATCTCAACCCCCCAAAACATCAAAAGTCGAATTGTTCACCAGTTCACACACTCAAATAATGGGTACTCTTGACCTTTCAAGAGCTCCATAGACAGGGGCCAGGTAGCCTTATCAGAGTCCAGAGGCTAGAGGGCAGGCATAACGTTGATGAGGTTCCAGGGTATTCTGGAGCTGAACTGATGCTTAGCCCATCCATAAATTCTATTTCAGCAGCTCCTTCAGAGATAACCATGATAACCCAGCAGAGACAACAGGACACTGACATATAAACAACTTCCAAATCTCAAGGTTTTTCACTGTAAAGGAGGAAGCTATAGTGATCTAGGTGGTGGTTGATTAGAGCCAAAAACTCTTATGTAGCTTAATGCACATATAGATGATAACATCTAAAATTTGTATACATATGTGAATACACACAGGGTAGTGAACACACATGTAATTTCTTCCTCTGTCAGCCAAGGAGCCGTAGGAGCAATGACCGCATATGCAATGCGCGTACGTAGTGCACAGACCTAGGTTTCGCATACTATTCTACAGTAAATGGAACAAGGGCTCCATGGAAAAATTGCTGATTCTAGAAATGGGACAGGGAAATATGCAAGATGAGCTGGAAGCACCTTGTAGTgcctgaaaataaagaaatgcttaaaaaaaccaaatacataaaaacaaaccaatgaaAACATTTCCAGGGGCGTGATTAAGGTATACACAGAGGGAGCTAACAGGAAGAGCGCCCAGTGGCCAAACCTGGAACAAgttaaacaacacaaatatatAGAATGGTGTTGGATTTTAACCCAAAGTGTAATACAAGTGCCCAAGTGTCTGTACTGAGAAAAGAATTTGACCtattaaacacataaatatgGGAAAATAGGCAGATCTCCAATGGAGAACAATTCTGGATTACACAGATACACTCACTTCAAAATAGTAGAGCATAACTCCCTAGAAACTGAAGTGTGGGCCACATACAGTGACTTTCTTCCAAAGGGGACAGTATGCAAAGGGGGATGACACCAGTAAGTTTACTGTGGAGACACCTACGAGGCATTAACTCGGTCAGGTGATCAAGGTAAACCTCATCAGTGATAAATCAAGCTACTGGTATGTAGTGTTGGTAGGATGTGATGACAGTAGCACTGCACCACTGTGGTCTTCCTTCCCAAAACACAGAACTCCAGACTAATCATGAGTAAAACATCAGAAACATCGAGACAGAGGGCCAATGTACAAAATATCTAATCACTCCTCCCCAAAAGAGTCAAGCTcctcagaaacaaagaaactgcCACAGCCAAAGAAACACTAGGAATAATGTAAGGCGGTATGTTGGcagggatcctggaacagaaaacagACTCTGGGTAAACACTGCCTAAGTCTGAGTAAAGTATGGCTTCAGTTACTAATAAATGAAGTGTCAAAATTACCCCGttagttgtaacaaatgtaccacattGACAGAAGCAACCTCTTCTGCTTTCTGTCATAATGTGAAACTGAGTGAGGGGCATATAAAaactgtactatctttgcaaattttttacaagttgaaaacaaaatagtttaaaattaatagtttattgaagtttttaaaatacaaagggCAAAGAGCAACTGAACAAAAGGTAATGGATtagtttcagaaaaagaaagaaagattcaaaGGAAAAGCTAACACAAGCACACAAAACCAAGCAGTGTGAAACACAACCTTCCTGAATCTTCTTcacttctttcccctcctttaaCTTCCAAGCCAGCATCATAGACTAGTCTGTATTCTTCCATCGCATACACATTTCTGGAATCCATTCCTTCCTCGAGCCTTGCAACCCCTGCCCTAGCCCAGCCTCCCAGCTGTCTTCCCCGGATTTTAGCAGGAGGCTCTCAATGATGCCAGATGGAGACCTGTACTTATTTGCCCACGAAGGGCCTTAGGACACCTGTACGGGTATCTGCCACAGGGCAGGTCTGGCAAGAGCCAGGCAGCAGCTCAACTCCTTGCAAAGGAGACCAGAGAGTAGAGCAGGCCTTTCGCTCAGGCTGGGAAAAAGCAGAGGCTTCTCAGATCGGGAATACAAGGACCCAGAGTGAGTCCTCAAGGCCGGTGAGCTCCTGTCAGACTTGGGTTGTCCTGCTTACAACAGCTCAGGGCCTGGGTGTCATGTGTCACACAGGAGGCTGTGGCTAAGGAGATGTACCCCAGAATGACTCCAACAAAGGGGGTAGGAGGCCCAGCGGTGTCTGAGCTCCTATAGCTCACCAGTCCTTCTCAACTCTGGACCCACCAGTTCCCCACAGCAAGCAACATTAGCAGAGGTGTCACCGTGTCCAGCGGCGACTGCCTCACAGGGTCTGCTCATGGGACTTGTGCTAAGGCCACCAGCCTCAGGATGGCGGGTGCTCCTCCTTACCCCTCTCGTGGGGCGGCCTACCTTCTGCACAGCCTGCCGCCTGGGGACCCGAGGGCCCTCCTGCCGAGCTGCTTACAAAATCCTCATGTGAGCCCAGGGGCCTGCGGGGTGTGGGGGAGTATCCTGGTGACCACCGCCCTCACCCACTACACTTTCCTTTGATCAAAGTGCTCCTTTCGGGACCTCTGGGGCCCAGGCGGCTCTGGGGATGGCAGAGAGGTCCATGCCCCCTCCCTGGCTCAGCCTAAGAAATCCAATCTCGCAGTGGCCTTCATGAGAACATCACCTTCACAGAGCAGTGGCTATTATCCATGATTCTCTGACAAGAACCACCCAGGATAGGCAGCTTGCTGTGGGGGAGCACCTCTTTTGAACACCTCCAGTCCGGCCTTGCACCTTAAAGGTGCAGAATCTGGAGTCTTGCACCTAAGGAAACGTGTGTGCCTGACTTAAGTCCCGTGGTAAGAGAAGAGAGTGGACTGTGCTCTGTGAGCTCACAGTGTGGTAACGAATCCCTTGGCTCCCGAGGCTTCTGTAGAAACAGCCTCATGCAGTTTCCTACACTCCCAGCTTCCTGCTGGCCATTCTCCAACTGTCAGGACCCAATCCCTCAACATTGtccctcattttctctcactGGGGGGATCGGATTCTTGATCCTGCAAGGAGGAATGTGAGGGGAGGCATGCACCGTCCTCATGGGTGGTATTGTCTCTGCACCTCAGCCATAGACTTCTGTGTATTTCCCAATTGGCCACCTGCAATTGTCCAGAGTGGTGGTACAGTCGGAGGGACCATACAGTGGCCAAGGGGCCAAGAGCCCTGGGGGCAAAGGGGCAGGAATGTGCCCTTTTTCTTTGCAACCCAGGATGGTACCATTACATGCAGCCATTATGTCCCCTCCATGTCCTCCAATATGTGATAGCTCCTTCGTATTTCCTGTTTGTTTGAAACTGTATTACTTTCCTATTGCTGTGGTAACAGATCACCACAACCTTAGTGGTACAACACGAATTCATTAATGGAACAACACAAATGCTGGAAGTCAGAAGTCCCAGGAGAGTCTCACTGGGCTAACATCAAGCCGTGAGCAGGGCTGTGATGCTTTGGGAAGTCTCCaaggaaaatgtgttttcatGACTTTTCCAGCACCCAGAGTGTGACCACCATCTTTGGATCATAgacccttcctccatcttcaaagtcgGTAATGGTCAGTTGAGTCTCTCACATGACCGCCTTCTTCCACGTTtggtataaatacatatacaaatgcCTGTATCACGtgaacacacacgcacatacatgtGTCAACATCGGTATTACGTGATATGTACGTACGTTTGCATATGTACCAGCACACATAATCTGCACACCTTATACATACGCGTGCACAGGACACACACTCGGTAGAGAGGGACGGTGTGTTTCTCCCGATGACGCAGCAAGGCAGGGGAAAACCCCCTGCAGTGGGCCCCGCACTACGGGACGCCCCTAGTCACCCTTGCAGCTGCTCGGCCGCCCCCAGGAACGTAAACCTTTAGCAGGATGTTCCTAAAGTCTGGCTGCTGGCCAAGGGACCCCATGGGAAGGGGCGCTTCCTcgcggcccctgcccctgcccctgcccctgcccctgcccctgccccggggctATGGGCGCTGCGGCTGCACAGCAGAGgctgcaggcagcaggcagctgcTTGCAGGCAGGCCTGTGCAGAGgctgcaggcagcaggcagctgcACAGGCTGCAGGCAGGCCTGTGTCCTGATGCGGGCCTCCTGGGTGAGGACTGAGAGCCGAGCTGTCCCAGGACGCTGGGGGCCACCGAACCCTGCTGTGCCCCTGCCAGCAGCCCTGGGCCACCCCGGGACCTGCAGAGCCGGTGGGGTGGGGCCCGAGCCGCAGCCACCATCCCTCAGGCGCTCAGGGACGTCGGGGCCTGAGAGGCTCGGGGTCAGGGGCACAGGCTGAGGTCTGCAGAGAGCCGAGGCCCCAGCCCGCCGCCCGAGTGCAGGGAGGGAGGCCCCGCGAGAGGACCCAGGGAGCCTCCCACACGGGTCCTCCTACCACCGCCCCGCGGAGCCCATCTCCAGCGGACGTGCAATCAGCCCTTAGGGACCCTGGCACGGGGTCCGGATGTGACGTGGGCCGACTTCCGCCGCGGAGGTCTGAGAGAGCCGAGGGCCTCGTGTGGGGGGACGCAGTGGGGTCccctggaaggaggccaggccCAGGGTGGTGGCAGCCAGGCAGCAGGTAGCCCCGGGAGGGGGCtcggagggcgggggaggggccccggagggcggcggggggtgggggggccctttCGGAACCCCGAGAGACCACTGGGGGAAGGCGGGGCCGCGGCGTGGAGCtgagggctccatgctggggcctggggcagtgGCCTGAGAAGGGCAGGGACACAGGGTGACGGTGGTGGCGGGAGCCCAGGACAGAGGGGACCCAAGAGCCCATGATAGAGGGGACCCGGCGGAGGGCAGGGCCCACGGTCAGCCCGGGAAGGCCGCGGAGGAGCGGGATGGAGCCCGATGGTGGCGGCGGGTGCGGCAGGCCTGGCACATCCGGGTACCCGAGAGCCTGAGGCCCGGTGTGGCGGGAGCAGACGCtgaggggggcggagggagggtcCCGGGGCTAAGGCGAGGCGAGGGATGGACCATTGACAGGGACAAAGGGGACCCCGTCGGAGGGTCGCCAGGGCTGTGAGGTCCCCGTAGGACCGGAGACCTGCCCTCTGGTGGGCGGCCGCTCGGGTAGTGAGGCCACACTTCCATATCCCGGTCTCCCGAGACACTGGGGGCCCCTGGCGTCAGGAGCAGGGCCTAGGAcatgagggcagaggggagggcccCGGGTGCTGCTGGGATTCCCGGTGAGGATGGGGAAGAGGCCCGGGGGACCCCGCACCCCAGCCCAGAGTTAGTCCCGGGAAGGTCGTGGTGGGGGGGATGGGAACACGTGGTGAGGCCCCACTTCCGCATCCAGGCTCTGAGAGACCAGGGGGCTGGTGTTCAGAGCAGGGCCTCCCCGAGGGGGCATACGGTGGGCCCAGGTCCTGTAGGGTTCCTGGCAAGGATGTCCATGGAGGACGGAGGGATCCAGCACCCCAGTCCACAGTCAGTCCCGGGAGGCAGGCCGAGTGGAgccaggcagaggcccaggcacccagggagccctgccagcaggggtggggaagaagggcCCAGGGAGCCTGTCCCCCGCCTCTGACCTCAGccccctctctgagccctgggAAGCCCCCAGGCTGGGTCCTGGTCCTTATGGAAAGATGGTCACTCCCTGTCCCTGGTGGGGTCTGGGCGGAGGGGAGGACCTTGGTGTGAGCAGCCCGGCCTCTGGAAGCCTGCCCGACGGGCCTGGGGTCAGCTAGGGCTGGAGGCGAGGACCCCTGAGGGACTGAGACCCCCGAGGGAGCTGGTCCCCCAGGATACCCCAGCACCACGACCCTGCCCCTGTTTCGGCCTCAGGAGGCTGCCGGGGGTTGGACAAATCCCGAGCTGCGTGGCAGCTGGTGCTTCGTGGCCTCCCACACTGTGGCCATTGGGCTGGAGCACTGCCTCCAGGATGTGGGCGGGGGTGGGATCTGGTGGGGTAGGGACAATCGCCCACGTGTGGCTGGCAGCCAAGGCGAGGACCACAGGGGCACTAGAGCCCTAGGGACACAGACTAGACTGGGTCCTGGGAGCACTCCGGGCCCGATGACCACCTGGGGCGTTCCCTGGCTTGCCAGCCAAGTCTCCTAGAGCCTGGGGGCTTGGTGGAAGGAGCAGGGTTGGAGCCTGCCCAGGGCTGACCTGGGGCCTGAGGGGATTGAAGGTGAGGACCACAGCGAGGACTGAAGGACCCTGGGCCCCAGCACGTGCAgtccagggaggaaggaggccccCATGCAAGATGAGCCCATGCTGCCGTCCTGATGTCCATGTCTGGATGTTAGGGCCTGAGGGCTTGTGCTTCAAAGGAGTAGGGTCTTGGGGGTGGTTGGAGAGGGTGTGTTTGGATGACACACCGCCTGGGGGGAGTCAGGGTGAGGACCCTGGGGACAGCCTGGCTGGCCCTACCCGTGTTGTGAGCAAAGAAGCCAGTGCAGTGGAGTGGGACCCTGCCCTGTGGGCAGCCCACGGAGGATGGGAGAGCGCTGGCCCTCAGTGGCATGCTCACTTGTCCCTGTGACGGGTGGGCGGCAGGAAGGTGGGCTGGCCTGGAGTTGGTATGGTCTTGGTATGAGGGACACATGTCCTCTATGGGAGTTTGGGGGCCTGGAGGAAAGTCAGGATAATGGCAAGATAATGCTGAGGaccctcctgggagcctgagggcatttGTGCCCCAGGAGAGAGGGGCCGGTCTCCAGGCCCGCCCTTCCTGATCTTGCTGGGGGACTTGGGCCGGGGGGCTTTGCGGCTGTAACCCACCTGGCTAAGGACACAGGAGAGCACGGGGACAGAGGACATAACAGGGCGCCTCTTCCTGCAACTCTCCCAGTTCTCAGGGAGTTGAAGACCCTGCTGGGAGAGATCCCAATCAGAGTGTGGGAGGAGGCCCACCTGGGGGATAGATGCCCAGGAGTCCTGGGCCTGCCGAGACTCTGTGTGAGGAACCATGCCCACCCCACATTGAAGGGGTGAGTGGCCCCCAAGACAGCCATCAAGCCCAGGAAGCGATTGCCCCAAAACCTGGGTGCcgttccctggcagccctgggaaggGAACCCAGGGTGCGTCCTGTCCCATGgagcccttcctcctctccagaTCCCTGGGTaaagggaggggagggcctgGGCCTTAGGGTCTGGACTCAGGTCAACAGAGGAGGCGggtgccctgccctggccctggcccaggcACTGACTTCAGTCTAGGTGAGATAAGAGGGGATGCCTCCCACAGCAGGATCCCTAGGGATCAGGCCACCACAGCCATTTGTGTCGCCCCTGAGAAGAGGTGGAACCGGTGGACCGACTGTTTTCTCTGGACTTTGGCTGGTGGGGGGTCATAGCAGGGGCCCTTGAAAGGAAGGTGCAAAGAGAGTGGCCTCAGGGCTACCCGTGGAGTCTTCCCAGGTCGTGCGTGGGGTCCAGTAGAAGACCCAGAGGCGCCCTATCCCAGCCCAGATGGAAGCCAGAGCTGGCCCTTCTCTTGTGCACGATCCAGGAGGAATCCTGGAGACTTTGGCAGGTGTGGCCAGGGCTAGGCCCCTGGTTTCCTCCTGTGGAGTCTGGGGGCCCTGTGTTCTTGCAGGGATATTTGGCCTGAGAAGGACAGGGCCAGGGCAGGCTCTTGAGAGGCCCAGGGGTAGACTGTCCCTCCTGGACTGCTGAGGACCTCCCACAGGACGAGCCACCCTCCTGTCCACActgggccccagggctgggctggcagTCTGAATCCTGAggaccctcctccttccctccttcaggGACTTCAAGAACTGGCAGTGGAGGCCTCGGTCTGAGGCGGGGGTCCCTCAGTACACAGAGCTGAGGAGGCGCGGGCCAGAGCCACTTGTCAAGGTGAGGTGCACGCTCTCTCCGTCCCTGGTTTCAGGGGGTCTCCCAGCCCAACACAGGGGAGCCCTCTGCAGAGGAGCCCGGCACAGCCCCCTGTCAGCCCTGGCACCTTGGGGTATCTTGGCCAGGCTGCTCCCTGACAAGTTCTCCCAACTCTGTCTTTAGGTTCAGCCCGAATCTGACACCATGCCCCTAAGGAATAGCAGCGAGCTTTGGAAGCAAGGAGAAGACCTAGaggaggcccagggcctggtggaTGCCCAGCTGTctggggctgaggaggaggaggaaggggaggaggaggctccacctcctccctctaccccatCTCCCCCGTACCACCTATCTCATCTCTTTTtgtcctcctcctcgtcctcgtcctcgtcctcgtcctcctcctcctcatcatcatcgtCGTCTTCCGCTTCTTTTTCCACCTCTGGCATGGTCTTTGGACCCCCAGAGTTGGGTTCTATGTCTCCCGGGGTCCTGAGTGCTTCCCAGAGCTCTCAGAatgccagcccctcccccagtggTGGGGCAGCTGGTGGCCTTGGCCAGTCTGAGCCGCCTGGCCCCAGTGGCCCTGGGGAGGCGGGAGATGAGGAGCCCTTGGTAGAGGGCAGTTTCCACATGAAGTCGGCTGCCCTGGTGGTATTCCTGCTCCTCAAGTATCGCAACAAGCAGCCCACCAGCAAGGCAGAGATGCTGGAGGTCTTCACCACAGAATACCAGGACGACTTCCCCGCCATGGTGAGCGAAGCGTCCATCTGCTTGCGGCTGGTCTTTGGCCTAGACGTGATTGAAGTGGATCCCAGCGAGCACTCCTACGTCCTCAACCCCATCCTGGGCCTTACCTGGGATGGGATGCTGAGCGATCAGTGGGGCCTGCCCAAGACCTGCCTCCTGGGGCTGGTCCTGGGGTTGATCCTCCTGCAGGACGGATGTGTCCCCGAGGAGGAGGTGTGGGAGGCTCTGGGGTTCACGGGGGTGTACGATGGCCAAGAGCACATCGTCTGTGGGGAGCCCGGGGACCACCTCACCAATGTCTGGGTGCAGGAAGGCTACCTGGAGCGCCGGCAGGTGGCGGGCAGTGACCCTGCCCGCAACGAGTTCCTGTGGGGGCCCAGGGCCTACGAGGAAACCAACAAGTTGCAGGTCATGGACTTTCTGCTCCTGGTCGGTAGCAACAACTTGGGTTCCTCCCTGATCCTGTGAGAAAAGATTCTGAGATAAGGAAGAGGGGGCTACAGCCCCAGGGGTGGCCAGTCCCTTTCCAGGCTTTTGTGGGGCCAGCATGAAGGGAGGCCTTTGGGTGCTTCCTCCTGGTATTATCATGTTGGGTGTTATCCTGTTGGGTGTATCCTGGGCGTTCTCAGGGGTTAAGGGCCAGGGCAAGTAGGAGGAAAGCAGGGCCAAGAGCCTCTCTGGGTCCCTGGGCTGTATGATGACCCCGGCATCCGGAGCTTGGTTCCTTTGAGGAAGCTCCCCATGTTTGTTCCTTGGGATAGAAGGTTTCCCCAGCCCAGTGGGTGAGTGACACGCACCCCTTCGCGTTCGTACTTCCCCAGTTCAAGAGTTAGATTTTTGTCATGTCCTGCATACAAGTTAGTAGACCTTCCCTTCTTGTTTGGGTACTGGATGAAATCAGAGGGCAACGGTGTTGGAATTTGTTGGAAAGGCCAAGAGTACCACAGGCAAGTGGTGGAGtgtggaaattagaaaataaacctTGTTCACTTTTCATTTCTACCCTTGCCATgtgccatttttccaaaataacttCAATATGCGCTCCTGCAATCACTTGGTTCTtcaagaaagggagggaagggtcCTGTCTGAGACCAGGGGAGCCCTGCTGGCGGCTCCCTCAGGGCCTCAGAGCAGCTGAGCTCTGCTCCCTGCAAGACCCTGCATGTGAGCAGTGAGGACATGAGGCACCTGGTGTCACACTGCCTTCAGGGAGTGTGTCTAGTGGCCCTTGTCCcacaggaaggcagggaggggtaCCCTGAGACCTACCCTAGCTCACTAACCCCGAGCTTTTCCTGGAATTGTGGGAGCTCTGAGTTACCCCCAGTGGGGCAAGAAGTCTGTG
The window above is part of the Vulpes lagopus strain Blue_001 chromosome X, ASM1834538v1, whole genome shotgun sequence genome. Proteins encoded here:
- the LOC121482713 gene encoding melanoma-associated antigen 10-like translates to MVFGPPELGSMSPGVLSASQSSQNASPSPSGGAAGGLGQSEPPGPSGPGEAGDEEPLVEGSFHMKSAALVVFLLLKYRNKQPTSKAEMLEVFTTEYQDDFPAMVSEASICLRLVFGLDVIEVDPSEHSYVLNPILGLTWDGMLSDQWGLPKTCLLGLVLGLILLQDGCVPEEEVWEALGFTGVYDGQEHIVCGEPGDHLTNVWVQEGYLERRQVAGSDPARNEFLWGPRAYEETNKLQVMDFLLLVGSNNLGSSLIL